Part of the Halobacteriovoraceae bacterium genome is shown below.
TGAATGTTCAAGTACTGAAGTATTAAAACCCATCACTACGTTTGCATACATTTGTATGAATCTTCGATACGAGTCCCAAGCAAATCTTGGATTTCCAGTTAACTTGGCCACTCCGGCAACTGTCTCATCATTCATTCCTAGATTTAAAACTGTATCCATCATCCCCGGCATTGAGACCCGAGCACCTGATCGAACTGAGAACAAAAGTGGATTACTACTATCCCCAAATTTTTTACCAGTTTGTTTCTCAACTTCTTTAATCGCATCTAAAATTTGATTGCGGATTTCTTCAGATATTTTTTGATCATTTTTTTCAAAATCAAGACAGGCCTCTGTACTGACAGTTAAACCAGGAGGAACTGGTAAACCCAAAGAGGACATCTCTGCAAGATTGGCCCCTTTTCCTCCTAAAATATTTTTCATTCCGCGATTGCCATCAGTGTTTTTAGCATTAAATCGATAAACCCACTTGTCACTCATACAAACCTCTTTATAAAAAAAAAGGCCCACATACGTGGGCCTTATATAGTAAACTATTTTGTCTATGATTAGTTTAATTTGCGATTCAAATAGTTGACAAGCTCTGAGATAGAAACCCTTTCTTGGGACATCGTATCCCTATCTCTTACTGTAACAGCATTATCTTCAAGCGTATCAAAATCAAAAGTTACGCAAAAAGGAGTTCCGATTTCATCTTGTCTTCTGTAACGCTTACCAATCGTACCCGCCAGGTCATATTCTGCCCTAAAATGCTTTTGAATGTCATTGAATAATTTCTTAGCTTCGGTATCAAGTTTTTTGACCAATGGAAGGATTGCCACTTTTATAGGGGCCAACGCTGGGTGAAATTTCATCACAACTCTTTCTTTTTCTTTATCACCTTCATTTTCAAGTCTGTATGCATCGCACATCAAAGCGAGAAGTGATCTATCACAACCTACAGAAGTTTCGATCACATAAGGTAAGTATTTTTCATTCGTTCCTTGATCTGTGTAGAGAAGATTTTTACCAGAGAATTCTTGATGTTGCTTCAAGTCAAAATCAGTTCGTGAATGAATTCCTTCCATCTCTCCCCAGCCATGAGGAAATTCATATTCGATATCGACAGCAGCATCAGCGTAGTGGGCCAACTCATCTGGCCCATGAGGGGCCCAACGTAATTTTTCTGCTCGCATTCCATTATTTAAATGCCATTGCCATCTAGTTTCTCTCCAAAGTTCCATTGATTCTTTTTGTGACCCTGGTTTTACAAAATATTGCATCTCCATTTGTTCAAATTCTCTTGTTCTAAAAATAAAATTACCTGGAGTAATTTCATTTCTGAAGGCCTTGCCGATTTGTGCAATACCAAAAGGAATTTTTTTTCTTGAAGTAGTTTGAACGTTGAGAAAATTTACAAAGATACCTTGAGCAGTTTCTGGCCTTAGGTACACCATTGAAGAGGTATCTTCTACAGGGCCCATTTGGGTTTTAAACATAAGATTGAAATCTTTTGGTTCAGTAAATTGATCTCTTGTTCCACAGACTGGACAAGCTTCATTTACGTTAATTTTATCTTCACGAAAACGAGACTTACAATTTTTGCAATCAACCATTGGATCATGAAATCCATCCACATGTCCTGAAGCTTTCCAAACAGTTGGATGCATAAAAATTGAAGCATCAACACCAACTACATCTTCACGAAACGTCATTGACTCCCACCATCTACGTTTTAAGTTATTTTTAAGCTCTACCCCTAAAGGCCCATAGTCCCAACAAGAAGCTAGCCCTCCGTAAATTTCAGAAGATTGAAAAATAAAACCCCGTCTTTTTGACAAGGCCACTAGGTCGTTCATTGATTTAATACTGGCTTCAGACACTGTATGCTCCGGTTTATTTTGCGACGTGTGACTTTATAAAATATTTTTAAAAGTGTCAGTAGTTTCTTGGACGAACAGTCTTTGAGAGATCATATAAAATAAATAGTATTTACCTTTACGGCCCAATTTTATTTTTGAACAGGACAAGAATAGGCAATACCTCGTATTTCACCTGAATCATTTTCTTCAACTTCAGATTCTGAGGAGATTTTATTAATATCTTTTGAAATGGTTGTCACATATTTCTTTTTCATTCCATCATTTGTAATAACAACTAGATTTGCTCCTATTTCATCAGCACTAATTCTAATCGTTTTACTTTTATAGTCATGGTTAAATCCATAACCATGAACTTCTCCAATTTCTGTACAATTCATTGGAGCATCTGATTTGTACAGAACTCGGATTTTTTTCTGGGCCGGAGTTAGTACTAATTCTGCACACGAAGTAATGAAAAAAACTATTAAAAAAGAAACAAATATTTTCATAAACTACCAAATCCTCTAAAAAGTAATCGCTCCGTTTAGGTAAAGAAACCATGTGTTTCGGTTAGATTTTTCTGTAGCTGTTAATTGTGATACTGCACCACTTTGGATATTTTTTTGACTTGTAGTTGTTCCAACATCTGGAAGTAAATTAAACCCAGAACCCAATGTGACTTTTGAATCCGTTGTAGTCAAAAAAGAAAACTCTAGCCCCATTTTTGTTTCGAAATAAGATTCTTGCGTTTCTCCATTTGTATATTGCATTGTAGTAGCACCTGAATTGAGATCATACGTCGTCGTTTGTTCTGGCACTCCTTTGAAATCCATGTACAATTTGGCAGCGACAGTAGGTGTGAAAAAGAACTGGCCACTAAAACCAAAAGCAATAGATAAGTATGATTCGATTTCTTTTTCTAAATCTTTTCTTTTTGTCAAATCTGAGCTTGTTGAATCTCCTTCGATTTCGGAAATTTTTGTCGTTGAATTAAAAATAGTATGAATATATGAACCGACTCTTAAATCTCCAAAATGTTTGTAAAGTTGTGCTCCAAAAACGAATTCGTGTGATCCACGAGAAGCATTTCCATCCGTACTATAAAATCGACTTAGGGCCTCGTATTGTACACCCCTCTGGGCATCTATGAGATTTGGGGAAAAAGATAAAAGTAGATCTAAATCAAATAAACCATGTGTGTTTCTCATGAGTCGATAAAGTACTTCTATTCCAAAATTCTCTAACCCCCAGTTGTTAATGCTTTCTCCGTTATAAATTTCATCATTAGTATTATTGACAGTACCTGAAGTTTTAACTGTCCCATCACTTTTTGTCGCAGATGAAATTTCTTTTTTATTCTTAAGCGAGAGATTCATGAAAATTGATGTCTTTAAAAATGGCATAGGAGAAAAACTAAACCTACCATCAATATTTAATTTTGGATTTTTGTATTCAGTTTTTGGATTTTCACTGTTTTGATTTTTGATTGTGTATTCTTGATTTAAATATTTGGTTTCTA
Proteins encoded:
- a CDS encoding glycine--tRNA ligase produces the protein MKSMNDLVALSKRRGFIFQSSEIYGGLASCWDYGPLGVELKNNLKRRWWESMTFREDVVGVDASIFMHPTVWKASGHVDGFHDPMVDCKNCKSRFREDKINVNEACPVCGTRDQFTEPKDFNLMFKTQMGPVEDTSSMVYLRPETAQGIFVNFLNVQTTSRKKIPFGIAQIGKAFRNEITPGNFIFRTREFEQMEMQYFVKPGSQKESMELWRETRWQWHLNNGMRAEKLRWAPHGPDELAHYADAAVDIEYEFPHGWGEMEGIHSRTDFDLKQHQEFSGKNLLYTDQGTNEKYLPYVIETSVGCDRSLLALMCDAYRLENEGDKEKERVVMKFHPALAPIKVAILPLVKKLDTEAKKLFNDIQKHFRAEYDLAGTIGKRYRRQDEIGTPFCVTFDFDTLEDNAVTVRDRDTMSQERVSISELVNYLNRKLN